The region CCGGAGTCGCTGAGGAGGTTCCCGGACCAGCGGGAGATGGTCCGTAGGATGGAAGCGGCCGGGTTCGTGGAGTGCGGCTACGAAGACCTGATGATGGGCACGATGGCCATCAACTGGGGAGACCGCCGCTAGATGTTAGGGCTGGATTCCGTCTTCCAGACGGTGAACTGGCGCTGGCCGGATTCGCTTTCCTCGAGGCGAACCTTCAACGCATCGCCGTCGGTCAGCCGCATGTGGTCGCGCATCTCCAAGGGAATGGTGATACGACCACCGCTTCCTACGGTGATGTCGCGGTAGTACAGGACGCGGAAGATCGCCATCTAACCTCCCCATGGAGGGTTGGATTCGGCAAAATGAGGGGAATCCGTAATATATCGCCGGGGCGGCTGCGTGGCGACGGGTACCGGCAGTCCGTATCATCGGGGCCGTGAATACACCGGCCATCCGCCTCCGGGGCGTCACAAAGCGCTTCGACAAGAAGACGGCGGTCCGCGATCTCGACCTCGAGATCCCGCACGGATCGATCTACGGGCTCATTGGCCCGAACGGCGCCGGAAAGACCACGACCCTCCGTATCATCCTCGACATCATCGGGCCCGACACTGGTTCCGTGGATGTCTTCGGCTCCCCCAACGTCGAGGCCATGCGCCAACGCATCGGCTACCTGCCGGAGGAGCGCGGCCTGTACCAGAAGATGACGGCCGCGGACCACCTCGCGTTCTTCGGCCAGTTGAAGGGACTGAAGCGAAAGCAGGCGCTCGTCCGGGCGCGGGCCGGGCTGGATGCCGTGGGCCTCGGCGACCGGGCGGACGACAAGGTGGAGACCTTCTCGAAGGGGATGGCGCAGAAGGCCCAGTTCCTGGGCGTCATCCTCCACGAACCCGACCTGCTGGTGCTCGACGAACCGTTCAGCGGCCTCGACCCGCTGAACGTCGAATTGTTCAAGCAACTCCTGCAGGAACGCCAGCGGGCCGGAGCCACGATCCTGCTCTCGACGCACCTCATCGAGGACGCCGAGCGCTTGTGCGAGCGCGTGTGCATGATCGCGGGGGCGACCAAGGTGCTCGATGGCCGGGTCCGCGACATCAAGCGCGCGGCGGGGCGGCGCGACGTCGCGCTGTCCTTCGAGGGTAATCCCACCTTCCTCGATGCGCCGGACCTCATCGAGGACATCTCCGCGCACGGCACGTACGTGGAGGTCCGCATGCTGGAGGGGGCGGATCCCCAGGCGCTGCTGCGGCGGGCGGTGGACAGCGGCGCCCTGATCTCGCGCTTCGAACTGATCGAACCTTCGCTGCGCCAGATCTTCATCGAGAAGGCGACCGAGGCCGGACTCTCGCACGAGGACGAGAGCGAAGACGACGAGGCGGCCGCATGAACCCGTTCACGCCCAGGGTCGCGGCCGTGATCCGCCGGGAGTTCGTGCTGCGCGTGAAGTCCAAGTGGTTCCTGCTCTCCACGCTGGGCCTCCCCGTGCTGATCGTCGGGCTCGGCGTCCTCTCCGCCTTCCTGGCCGTGCGAGGGGGGACGGATGTGGGCGAGGAGCGCCGGGTCATCGGGGTCGCCGACCCCGCCGGGCTCATCGGAGACCTCCTCGTCGAGGAGTTGCTTGCGGACTCGCTCGACGCCGTGCGCGCCGCGGACATGGAGGAGCTTTCGGTCGACGAGGCGCGGACGCGGCTCTCCGATTCCTCGTACGACCTGCTGCTGATGATCCCGAGGGACGCGGGCCGGCGCTCCGCGGAGATGCCGGGCGAGACACCGGACACGGGCGAAGGCGAGGGTGAGGCCGAGGGGGATGAGGCCGGGGACGAGGCCGGGGGGGACGACGGGCGGACGACGCTGCTCGCGCGGGCCAGCGTTCCCTCCGTCATCGAGGGCTCGGTCCGGGGCGCCCTCCAGCGGGCATCGGTGCGGGCGCGCCTGCGCTCGATCGGCGTGCAGAGCATCGATCCCGGCGCGCTGCTGCAAAGGACCTCGTTCGACGTCATCAACGTCACGGAGTCCGGCGAAGCGCGGTCCCAGGATATCTACCGGGCGCTCAGCTTCGGCATCGCCTTCTTCTTCTACTTCATCCTGCTCATCTACGGGCAGATGATCGTGCGGGCGATCCTCGAGGAGAAGCAGTCCGACATCGTCGAGATCATGGTCTCCTCCCTGCGACCGTGGGAGCTGATGCTGGGCAAGATCGTGGGCGTCGGCGCCGTGGGTATCGCGCAGATGGCCGTGTGGGCCCTGGTCTTCGCGCTCGCGGCGGTGTACGGCCTCACCGCCGGGGCCTCCACGCTGGCGGAGGCGGGGATCGACCTCGCGAGCATCCCGGTCCCGTGGGGCTCGCTCGTGCTGATGTTCTTCTTTCTCATCTTCGGCTATCTGCTCTACGCGGGCATGTTCGCCGGGGCGGGCGCGACGATCAGCAACGAACACGACGCCCAGCAGGTCATGCTCCCGATCACGATGCTGATCATCCTCCCCTTCATCGCGACGCAGGGTGTGATCCAGAGTCCGAACGCCGGTTGGGGCGTCATCCTCTCCCTCGTGCCGTTCTTCAGTCCGCTGGTGATGCCGGCGCGGCTGTTCGCCACCTCTGTCCCGGTGTGGCAGTGGCTCGTGTCGCTGGCTCTGCTGGGAGTCTTCGTCCTCGGGGCGGCGTGGGTCGCGGGCCGCATCTTCCGGGTCGGAATTCTGATGAAGGGCCAGCGCGCCAACCTGCCGCAGGTGCTGCGGTGGATACGCCACGGCTGAACGTCGCCCTCATCTTCGCCCTCGGCGGCGGCGTGTGCGCCGGGGCGTGCGCGACAGACGCGGACACGTTCGTGCTCGGCGCGACGACCTCGACCTACGATTCAGGTCTGCTCGAACACCTGATCGCCCGCTTCAACGAAGACCACCCGGGGCTCCGTGTGCGCACGGTCATCGCCGGCAGCGGCGAAGCGCTGGAACTCGGCCGCACCGGGGACGTCGATCTCCTGCTCGTACACGCGCCCGAGGCCGAGGCGCGCTTCGTCGAGGCGGGTCACGCGCCGCAACGGAGCCCCGTCCTCGCCAACGGATACGTGATCGCGGGGCCGCCCTCGGACCCGGCGCGGATTCGCGGAGCCGCCTCCCCGTCCGAAGCGTTCGCGACGCTCGCACGGGGGGAGCACGGCTTCGTCTCGCGCGGCGACAGCTCGGGCACGCACTACCGCGAGATCGCCTTCTGGCGCGAGGCGGGCGTGGCCGCCGCGGGCGCGTGGTACGTCGAGTCCGGGCAGGGGCAGGCCACGACGCTGCACGTGGCCAGCGAACGCGGCGCCTACGTCCTCACGGACGGCGCGACGTTCGCGCTGTTGTCCGAAGTGCTCGACCTGGACGCGCTTGTCGCGGATCACCCGTCGCTGCGCAACGTCTACTCGCTGCTGGCGCCGGGCGCCGCGCTCCGGCCGGAACGCGCCGCGGTGTTCGCGGACTGGCTGCGCTCCGCAAACGGACGCCGCGCCATCGCGGGATTCCGGGTGCGCGACGGCCCCGAAGCCCTCTTCGCCCCGTGGCCCGGCGACGATCCGGCAAACTAGATTCTGCTCGTGGATCCGCTGCTCGAGGCTCTCCGGCTCATCACGTCGGGTGACCTGTACGTCTGGAACGTCATCCTCCGCTCACTGCAAATCAGCGGATCGGCGCTCCTCCTGGCCATGGTCATCGGACTCCCCATCGGGATCGCGGTCGGGCTGACGCGATTCCGGCTTCGCCTGCCCCTGGTCGCCGTGATCAACGCCGGGCTCGCCTTTCCTCCCGTCGTGGTCGGGCTCGGGGTCTTCCTCGTCCTGTCGCGTGCGGGCCCGCTCGGCGACCTGCAACTGCTCTACACGCCAGCCGCCATGATCGGCGCCCAGGCGATCCTCGCGGGGCCCTACATCGCCGCGGTGAGCCTCGCCGCGGTGGAGAACATCCCCCCGGACATCGCGCTCCAGGCGCGGGCGCTCGGCGCGAGCCGGCGGCAGGCGATCGTCCTGCAGTTGAGGGAGGTGCGGACATCGCTCGTGGCGGCGGTGGCGGCGGGGTTCGGGGCCATCATCAGCGAGGTAGGCGCGGTGATGATGGTGGGGGGCAACATCCTCGGAGAAACCCGGGTGATGACGACCGCGATCGTGCTCGAGACGCGTCGCGGCAACTTCGACGTCGCTATCGCCATGGGGATCGTCCTCATGCTCATCGCGCTCTGCGTGAACGCGGTGCTCCTCCTGCTCGGGCGGCGCACGATCCGCCGCCGCCAGGTCGCGTGACCGCCGCCAACGGACCGCTTCTCGGCGGCGTCGGCCTGCGTCGGGTCTACGGCGGTAGGACGGCCGTCGAGGTGGACCGCATCGAACTGCGGGAGGGCGAGCTGCTCGCCGTGTTCGGGCCGAACGGGGCCGGAAAATCCACCCTGCTGCGCCTCCTCGCCATGCTGGAGAAGCCCGACGCCGGAGAGGTCACCTTCCGCGGCGGGTCGGGGCGGTCGGCGGAGCGGGCGCTGCGGGCCGCGTCCGCCGTCGTGTTTCAGCGCCCGCACTTCTGGAGCGATTCCGTCGAGTACAACGTCGGGATCGGCCTCTCCCTGCGCGGCGTGCCCCGCGCCGAATCCCGCGCCCGTTCGGGCGCCGTGTGTGAGCAACTCGCGATCTCGCACCTGCTGGGAGCCCCGATATCGCGGTTGTCCGGAGGAGAGGCGCAGCGCGTGGCGCTCGCGCGGGCGCTGGTTCTCGACCCCGAGATCCTCTTCCTCGACGAGCCGACGGCAAATCTCGACACCGATTCGCGGCTCGATCTCCGCCACGACCTGGAGCGCGTGGCCCGGGAGCGGGCGACGAGCATCTTTCTCATCACTCACGACCGGGGCGAGGCCTTCCATCTCGCGGACCGGGTCGCGGTGATCCGCGACGGGAAGCTGGTCCAGACGGGTACGCCGAAGGAGATCTACGAGAATCCCGCAGACGTCTACACGGCGCGCGTCACCGGGGCGGAGTTCACAATCTCCGGCGCCGTGACGCGGGCGCACGAGCGCATGGTCACGGTCGACATCGGCGGCGCCTCCCTCGTGGCACTGGGCGAGGCCACCCCGGGCACGCCCGTGAAGATCGCCTACCGGCCGGAAGACCTCGTCCTCGGACCCCCGGATGTCCCCCCGGCGGATCTGAGCACGCGCAACCTGGTCGTGGCGACCGTGGAGGAACGGCGCGACATGGGCGGGCTCGTGCGGTTGCGGCTCCGCGGTCCCGTCGAACTCGTGGCGCTCGTCACGCTCGACGCCGCAGAGGAACTCGGCGTCGACCGCGGAGTGCGCGTCGCCGTGCGCGCGAAGGCCACGGCGCTGCATGCGTTCGCGGCAGCCCCTCCCTAGGGCGAACGCCGACTGATCGCCGGCCCCGTCCAGATGACGATGGCCCCACAGCGTCCCACCGCTCCACCGAACTCGGCCGGCAACTCGCTCGGGCCCCGATACACCTCGATCCCGGCGATTTCGCCCGGCGAGACGAAGTTGTCGATCGAGTCGTCGGCCCCCCCGCCGTCGCGGATCACGCGCACGCCGTCCAGGTATACGTTCGCGTTCATGCACCCGTACTCGGCGCGATTGCTCAGGCTGGGCACGCCCCGCGTCATGCGGATGACGCAGTTGTTGTTCGCGCCTCCGCCGCACTCGGTGCGCACACCCGGAATCCGTCCCAGGTAGTGCGTGACGCGGATCGCCCCCGCGCCCTGAATGTCGTCCCGCGTGAGGAATACTCCGGCGCCGATCGCTTCACCCAGCTCACGCCGGTCGTAGAATCCCTGCAACTCCAGTCGTTTCTCACGCAACGCCGTGACGACGATCGGTGCGAGTTCGATCGGGTCCACGCTGAGTTCGAAGTCCACCTGCACGGTTCGGTCGCTCGGGAGGTACACCAACTGGTTCAGGGGATCGAAGGTGAGGTGATCGACGGTCACGCGGTACGCTCCCGGATCGAGATCCGAGAACATGAAGCGGCCGCTCCCATCGGTCATTCGCTGCCGGTCCTCCGCCAATAGCGTGTCCGAGAGCACGACGTTCGCCGCTTCGATCGGCCGGCCGGAACGCCGATCGCTCACCCGGCCCACGATTCGACCGGGCACCGTCAGCAGGCGGGCGAGCGCACCCTCCTCCACTCCCACGAGGATGTCCCACCCGGCGGGAGGGCCCGGTTCGATGCTCACCTGGACCGGCTCCGTGCGGAAGGACGGGAACCTCGCGCTCACCGTGAGACTCTCCATGGCCGGAAGGCCGCAGAGGACGTATACGCCCCCTTCGTCGGCCTGTACGGAAACCGTGCGCCGCTGTCCGTCGTCTTCGGTCCACGTCGCGGAGACGGTGGCCCCCGGGATGAGGACGCCCTGAAGCGTATCGCGGACGATTCCCGCGAGCCCGGTGAGGGACGGATCCGCCTCCGCCGGACACGTCACGAAACTTCGGGAGGGGGTGACAGGCGGGCTCTGTGCGGCCAGCCGGGATCCGGCTGACGTCAGGATCGCGGCTGCCGCCAGAGCACGGAACGCGGCCCGGCTGACAGCCCTTCTCCGAGCCTGCGTCTCCGAACGATCCGCTCGCTGTGTTCGCATCCTGCGGTCTCCGCCACTACGTCGCCAAGCCACGCATGGAAGGTAGCGCAAGCGCGTATCGCGCACACGACGCGAGCCGGGCGACGGTATTGCGAGAAACTCCCGCACGCTGCCACTCTTCCGAGGGTTCTTCGGCTGCGGAGTCTCATCTTGCAAATCGCGGGAAACCGGCCAGCGCGCTACGCCATCGGCGTGGTTTGTATCCTCCTCGGATCGTCCGGCTGCCTGAATCTGGGGGTCGGACTCTCTCCGGCCGTGGGGAATATGCTCACGTCGGTGGTCAGCGAGGGGTCCGCGCTACCCGAGTTCGCGCACGCCGCCGGGGGGCCGGGTTCCATGCGAGTGTCGGGCCAGATCGTGGGCCGACTGCGGTGCGATTACGTGTCCCCTGAGCTGCGGGAGGTCGACGGAGGCCTGGAACTGGCCATCACGATCGTGTCGGGGCGGCAGGGCTGCAACAGTCGGACGCCCTCGACGCTTTCCTACGTGGCGAACATCTACAACGTAGAGCCCGGGTCGTGGTCGATTCTCGTCGAGCATCGCTACGAGGGCGTGGACGGTATCCCCGGCGAGCGGCTGTACGACGTCGTCACCGTAAACTAGAAGCCAGCCGCGCCGGGTCGAACGGCGACCCTCCACGTGCCGGAGACTCCCCCGGCATCACTCCAGAGGCGTCGAGCGGGAATGGAGTCCGAGGAGATCAGCGTCGGTCATGCCGGCCAGCGCCCGCGTCGCCTCGGCCACGCTGCGACTCTCGTGCGACAGCCAACGCGGCGGCTCGAAGGGGTCCTCGAGGCACACGAAGTAGATGCGGGCCGCCTGAGGCGTATTCGGCTGGCCGCCGGAGACGTAGGCTTCCCAGCGCACCATTCCCCCGTCGAGGAACGTGCGGGAGAGGGCCTTCTTCGGGTCCACCATCGCGCCGCTCACACCTTCACCGAGCGCGCGAGCAGTTCGCGGAGTCCCGCCTCGTTCATCTCGGCCACGGCCTGCTTCGGTACCTTGGAGATGCCCGGCGGCGCCTGGTTGTAGCGCTGGGGAATCGTGATGTCGTCCTGGTTGCGGAACATCACGAGCAGCCGGGGCGACTGTTGCGTGGTGCCGGAGAAGATCGAGAACTCGGCCTCCCAGGTGGCCCCCGACTCGCTCTCGAACCGGGTCCGGGCACTGTCCGCGGCCCCATCCATCCGGAAGATCAGTTTCTTCAGAAGCGACATGGGCGCCACACTAGGCGAGTCGGGGTTTGACCGCCAGCCTGAAGGCTTCCGATGCGGGCGACAAGCTGCGACCTTGCATCGGATTCGACGCTCGGCGGGGGTCTTCGGCCGCCCGCCGGCCACGCAAGGAGAACGTCATGCCGGTCCACCGTCGCCTGTCCCGAGCCTCCGCGGCGCCCCGCCTTTGCTCCGCGACGCACCGCCTTTGCTCGGCGACGATCGTCTTCCTTCTCGTCTTCCTCGTCCTTCCGTCCGCCGTCACGGGTCAGGACGCGGACGTCATCGATGCGTTCTCGCGGCAGATCGCGTCGGATGTCGAAACCGACGGCATCGGCGGGATCACGGCGGCGGTCTTCAAGGGCGACCAGGTGCTGTGGGCGCAGGGGTTCGGCTGGGCCGACCCGGCGAACCGCGTGCCGGCCGGAGTGCGAACGATCTACCGGACCGGCTCGATCTCGAAGTCGGTGACGGCGATCCTGATGGCGGACCTGGTGGAGGACGGGACGGTGGCGCTCGATGATGCCGTCGTGGACTACCTGCCCGAGGCCGCCGGCTTCGGAGACCCGCCGGCCGGCATGGCGCCGATCACGTTCCGGCAGTTGGCCAGCCACACCGCCGGCCTCATCCGGGAGCCCGAACTCGAAGGCGCCGCGGCGGGGCCGATCGAGGACTGGGGATACAAGATCCTCGCCTCGATCCCCCACACACGGTTCTACACGATGCCCGGCACCCAATACCAGTACTCCAACATCGGGTACGGCGTGCTCGGCTACGCCCTGCAGCGGGCCGCGGGGACGTCCTTCATGGACCTCGTCGAGAACCGCCTCTTCGAGCCTCTGGGGATGCGCTCTTCGACCTTCATCGTCGGCCCCGACCTGTGGCGGCGGGTCGCCGTGGGCTTCGCGAACGGAGCCGACGGCGAGGTGAACGCCGACTTCCCGGCGCTGGAGCACGAGGGGCGCGGATACAAGGTGCCGAACGGCGGCGTCTACGCGACCGTCGGCGATCTCGCGACGTTCGCGGCCGCGGTCATGGGCATGACCGAACACGGACTCCTGGAGCCGGCGACCCGACGGGACGTCATGACGGTCCAGACGCCCGAGGATCCCGATGCGGGGTACGGACTCGGGTTCTCGATTCGCCCCGTCGCGCTCGAGGGCGGCGACGACGTGCGGTTCGTCGGCCACGGTGGATCCGTCGCCGGGTACAACATGTACCTCGTGTTCGAACCCGAGAGCGGCTACGGCGTTGCGCTCGGCCGCAACTACAACAGCGGCGCCACCAGTCTCGGCGAGGCCGGGAACGGGCTCCTCCAGGCGTTGCTCGAGGCCGGAAGTTGAGAGGTAATGCGGCGCTCCTTGCGCCGCCGGCCGCTCTCGCGCTGGCGGCGGCCGCTCTCGCGCCGTCCCCGGCCGCGGGACAGGAGGAGGCAGAGGAGCAGGCCCTCCGCATCTGCCGGCAACTCGGACAGGCGGAACTCGAAGTCGGCATCGAGGGCACGATCCGGGACGACGAGAGCCAGGTTCCCCTGCCGGGGGCGACGGTCCTGATCCGCTACGAGGCCGAGCGCGGGATGCCGACGCCGGAGGACGTGCGGGTCGAAGCGGATGAGCGAGGGAGATACCAGGCTTGCGGCCTCGAGGCGTTTCGGGAGATCCGGGTGCGCCCGAACTACCGGTCCCGGCGCGGGAAGGAGCGCAAGGTCGAACTCGACCGGTCTCAGTTCGTCGACCTCGAGGTGGACATGGGGGACGCGGCTTTCGTCGTCCTCTCCGTCATCGACGCCGCGGACGGGCGACCGGTGGCGGGCGCGCAGATCGACTTCTCCCCGCTACCGGTCTCCGGGGTCACGGATACGCTCGGACGCGTGGCGTTCCACTCGATGCCGCCGCTCACCTATGGCCTGCGCGTCGCTCACATCGGCTACGCGCCCCTCGAGACCGAGATCAACATCCTCACGGACCAACGCGCGGAATTCCGCGTCGAACTCAACACGCGGGCGATCGCGCTCGCACCGATCGAGGTGAGGGTAACCGGCCGCGACCCGTTCCTGCTCACGTCCGGGTTCTACGAGCGCCGCCAGTCCATCGACGAGGGCTACTTCGCGACCCATCCGGAAATCGACCAGTTCATCCACCTCGGGCAG is a window of Candidatus Palauibacter australiensis DNA encoding:
- a CDS encoding AbrB/MazE/SpoVT family DNA-binding domain-containing protein encodes the protein MAIFRVLYYRDITVGSGGRITIPLEMRDHMRLTDGDALKVRLEESESGQRQFTVWKTESSPNI
- a CDS encoding carboxypeptidase regulatory-like domain-containing protein, which gives rise to MRGNAALLAPPAALALAAAALAPSPAAGQEEAEEQALRICRQLGQAELEVGIEGTIRDDESQVPLPGATVLIRYEAERGMPTPEDVRVEADERGRYQACGLEAFREIRVRPNYRSRRGKERKVELDRSQFVDLEVDMGDAAFVVLSVIDAADGRPVAGAQIDFSPLPVSGVTDTLGRVAFHSMPPLTYGLRVAHIGYAPLETEINILTDQRAEFRVELNTRAIALAPIEVRVTGRDPFLLTSGFYERRQSIDEGYFATHPEIDQFIHLGQVFQFKRELSVRYRRNQLILLNGRPASRLGFNRRNLSELKFDTIRGIEAYRCSEAPPEIMNRVPNGMLLTDCNLVAIWTY
- a CDS encoding ABC transporter permease, with translation MDPLLEALRLITSGDLYVWNVILRSLQISGSALLLAMVIGLPIGIAVGLTRFRLRLPLVAVINAGLAFPPVVVGLGVFLVLSRAGPLGDLQLLYTPAAMIGAQAILAGPYIAAVSLAAVENIPPDIALQARALGASRRQAIVLQLREVRTSLVAAVAAGFGAIISEVGAVMMVGGNILGETRVMTTAIVLETRRGNFDVAIAMGIVLMLIALCVNAVLLLLGRRTIRRRQVA
- a CDS encoding substrate-binding domain-containing protein yields the protein MDTPRLNVALIFALGGGVCAGACATDADTFVLGATTSTYDSGLLEHLIARFNEDHPGLRVRTVIAGSGEALELGRTGDVDLLLVHAPEAEARFVEAGHAPQRSPVLANGYVIAGPPSDPARIRGAASPSEAFATLARGEHGFVSRGDSSGTHYREIAFWREAGVAAAGAWYVESGQGQATTLHVASERGAYVLTDGATFALLSEVLDLDALVADHPSLRNVYSLLAPGAALRPERAAVFADWLRSANGRRAIAGFRVRDGPEALFAPWPGDDPAN
- a CDS encoding serine hydrolase yields the protein MPVHRRLSRASAAPRLCSATHRLCSATIVFLLVFLVLPSAVTGQDADVIDAFSRQIASDVETDGIGGITAAVFKGDQVLWAQGFGWADPANRVPAGVRTIYRTGSISKSVTAILMADLVEDGTVALDDAVVDYLPEAAGFGDPPAGMAPITFRQLASHTAGLIREPELEGAAAGPIEDWGYKILASIPHTRFYTMPGTQYQYSNIGYGVLGYALQRAAGTSFMDLVENRLFEPLGMRSSTFIVGPDLWRRVAVGFANGADGEVNADFPALEHEGRGYKVPNGGVYATVGDLATFAAAVMGMTEHGLLEPATRRDVMTVQTPEDPDAGYGLGFSIRPVALEGGDDVRFVGHGGSVAGYNMYLVFEPESGYGVALGRNYNSGATSLGEAGNGLLQALLEAGS
- a CDS encoding ABC transporter ATP-binding protein, producing the protein MTAANGPLLGGVGLRRVYGGRTAVEVDRIELREGELLAVFGPNGAGKSTLLRLLAMLEKPDAGEVTFRGGSGRSAERALRAASAVVFQRPHFWSDSVEYNVGIGLSLRGVPRAESRARSGAVCEQLAISHLLGAPISRLSGGEAQRVALARALVLDPEILFLDEPTANLDTDSRLDLRHDLERVARERATSIFLITHDRGEAFHLADRVAVIRDGKLVQTGTPKEIYENPADVYTARVTGAEFTISGAVTRAHERMVTVDIGGASLVALGEATPGTPVKIAYRPEDLVLGPPDVPPADLSTRNLVVATVEERRDMGGLVRLRLRGPVELVALVTLDAAEELGVDRGVRVAVRAKATALHAFAAAPP
- a CDS encoding TonB-dependent receptor, which encodes MTCPAEADPSLTGLAGIVRDTLQGVLIPGATVSATWTEDDGQRRTVSVQADEGGVYVLCGLPAMESLTVSARFPSFRTEPVQVSIEPGPPAGWDILVGVEEGALARLLTVPGRIVGRVSDRRSGRPIEAANVVLSDTLLAEDRQRMTDGSGRFMFSDLDPGAYRVTVDHLTFDPLNQLVYLPSDRTVQVDFELSVDPIELAPIVVTALREKRLELQGFYDRRELGEAIGAGVFLTRDDIQGAGAIRVTHYLGRIPGVRTECGGGANNNCVIRMTRGVPSLSNRAEYGCMNANVYLDGVRVIRDGGGADDSIDNFVSPGEIAGIEVYRGPSELPAEFGGAVGRCGAIVIWTGPAISRRSP
- a CDS encoding ABC transporter permease, giving the protein MNPFTPRVAAVIRREFVLRVKSKWFLLSTLGLPVLIVGLGVLSAFLAVRGGTDVGEERRVIGVADPAGLIGDLLVEELLADSLDAVRAADMEELSVDEARTRLSDSSYDLLLMIPRDAGRRSAEMPGETPDTGEGEGEAEGDEAGDEAGGDDGRTTLLARASVPSVIEGSVRGALQRASVRARLRSIGVQSIDPGALLQRTSFDVINVTESGEARSQDIYRALSFGIAFFFYFILLIYGQMIVRAILEEKQSDIVEIMVSSLRPWELMLGKIVGVGAVGIAQMAVWALVFALAAVYGLTAGASTLAEAGIDLASIPVPWGSLVLMFFFLIFGYLLYAGMFAGAGATISNEHDAQQVMLPITMLIILPFIATQGVIQSPNAGWGVILSLVPFFSPLVMPARLFATSVPVWQWLVSLALLGVFVLGAAWVAGRIFRVGILMKGQRANLPQVLRWIRHG
- a CDS encoding ATP-binding cassette domain-containing protein — its product is MNTPAIRLRGVTKRFDKKTAVRDLDLEIPHGSIYGLIGPNGAGKTTTLRIILDIIGPDTGSVDVFGSPNVEAMRQRIGYLPEERGLYQKMTAADHLAFFGQLKGLKRKQALVRARAGLDAVGLGDRADDKVETFSKGMAQKAQFLGVILHEPDLLVLDEPFSGLDPLNVELFKQLLQERQRAGATILLSTHLIEDAERLCERVCMIAGATKVLDGRVRDIKRAAGRRDVALSFEGNPTFLDAPDLIEDISAHGTYVEVRMLEGADPQALLRRAVDSGALISRFELIEPSLRQIFIEKATEAGLSHEDESEDDEAAA